A portion of the Buchnera aphidicola (Mindarus japonicus) genome contains these proteins:
- the repA gene encoding plasmid replication initiator RepA translates to MVSRKNYIHNLYPIFTQPKSKSKRPAFIRYAIKKASQIDVARSEINYTIQPINPITGNIVPRFRRLNEHRARAMRAMVQAMLYHFNISSELVMASIETLSDECGLSTTSKAGNKSITRASRLITEFMEPMGYVTCEKIWDRIMGTYIPKIITLTPLFFMLFGISKFRLDQVKKQQLNWINEKRIKKGSFFITLMEIKREAKEQYIRKIFQYRKSKYIIEKQKKEARKIIRLEEKTARQYILNGLVKRYSLEELVKMGSIELKKQVNFEYFRLKKIANNILHK, encoded by the coding sequence ATAGTGTCTAGAAAAAACTATATACACAATCTTTATCCGATATTTACACAACCAAAAAGTAAAAGTAAACGACCAGCTTTCATTCGGTATGCAATTAAAAAAGCTTCTCAAATTGATGTTGCTAGAAGTGAAATAAATTATACTATACAACCTATTAACCCAATTACAGGAAATATAGTACCTAGATTTAGAAGATTAAATGAACATAGAGCACGAGCTATGCGTGCTATGGTACAAGCTATGTTATATCATTTTAATATTTCTTCCGAATTAGTAATGGCTTCAATTGAAACTTTATCTGATGAATGTGGTCTTTCGACAACATCTAAAGCAGGAAATAAATCTATTACTAGAGCTTCTAGATTGATTACTGAATTTATGGAACCAATGGGGTATGTAACATGTGAAAAAATTTGGGATAGAATTATGGGTACTTACATTCCTAAAATAATTACTCTAACTCCTTTATTTTTTATGTTATTTGGAATTTCAAAATTCAGATTAGATCAAGTAAAAAAACAGCAATTAAATTGGATTAATGAGAAAAGAATTAAAAAAGGAAGTTTTTTTATAACTTTAATGGAAATTAAAAGAGAAGCTAAAGAACAATATATTAGAAAAATTTTTCAATATAGAAAGTCTAAATATATAATAGAAAAACAAAAAAAAGAAGCTAGAAAAATTATTAGATTAGAAGAAAAAACGGCAAGACAATATATTTTAAATGGATTAGTAAAACGATATTCTTTAGAAGAACTTGTAAAAATGGGATCTATTGAGTTAAAAAAACAAGTTAATTTTGAATATTTTCGATTAAAAAAAATTGCTAATAATATATTGCATAAATAA